A window of Choristoneura fumiferana chromosome 8, NRCan_CFum_1, whole genome shotgun sequence contains these coding sequences:
- the LOC141430407 gene encoding U6 snRNA phosphodiesterase 1-like, whose amino-acid sequence MSGLSYICDYGSSSEDSDSLTENNQKSNQKSKLPKPDLKNITVVPTEDHVDNPELHKGRLRSFEHVRGNWASYVYIKYPEEENLTNLISNLLAACTSGEFHVCDDFHISLSRTVNLKYHLITPFVNSLQTSIGIIESFDLGFESVKIYCNEENNRTFISVAVDHFSNKYLLKIVEKVDEILTDFNLPTFYAKPSLHMSILWANGNKKSELTGALEKFNNILYQETERSLKTITVNNVNSKIGNKFFQFMLQ is encoded by the exons ATGTCTGGTTTGTCTTATATTTGTGACTACGGATCGAGTTCAGAAGACAGCGATTCTCTTACAGAGAACAATCAGAAGAGTAATCAAAA ATCCAAGTTACCCAAACCAGATTTGAAGAATATTACCGTGGTCCCGACAGAGGACCATGTAGACAATCCGGAACTACACAAAGGGCGCTTGCGTTCCTTCGAACACGTGAGAGGAAATTGGGCATCTTATGTCTATATAAAAT ATCCTGAGGAAGAGAATTTGACAAATTTGATAAGCAACTTACTAGCTGCTTGTACCTCTGGTGAATTCCATGTATGTGATGATTTCCATATAAGTTTATCAAGAACAGTGAATCTGAAGTATCATTTGATAACTCCATTTGTTAATTCACTTCAAACAAGCATAGGCATCATTGAAAG CTTTGATTTGGGGTTTGAAAGTGTCAAAATATACTGCAACGAAGAAAACAATAGGACCTTCATATCTGTAGCAGTAGACCACTTCAGTAACAAATATTTGCTGAAAATTGTGGAGAAAGTTGATGAGATTCTCACTGACTTTAACTTGCCTACATTTTATGCT AAACCATCACTTCATATGAGTATATTGTGGGCGAATGGAAACAAGAAATCAGAGTTAACTGGTGCCTTAGAAAAATTTAACAATATTCTTTATCAGGAGACTGAAAGGTCACTCAAAACCATAACagtaaacaacgttaattctaaaataggtaataaatttTTCCAATTCATGTTACAGTGA